The sequence GACAGATGAGAGACATATCTTCCTACCGAATCCCTATCTGAAATCGCATTGTTCAtagcctcacccctccccaccGCTACTGTAGCGCCATTGTCTGTAGGTGGAGAGGCAATTCAGGCTAGAGGGTTTATTTACCAAGTCCCTgtccacagaaggaagcaagtgGTAATACAGTGGAATCACGCCCTGAGACACAGAGCAGCTTCAATGTATTATGTTGAGGCGGAAGGGAGCTGGAAGCCACCGTGCTCTGTGCAATCTGGGAGATAGTTTCCCTGGGGATATTCTATTCTCTTTATAAAATTGGTCTGCCCCTGCCAGGCCCTGTCCAGATTGCACCTGATCGGTCAAAGCTGGTAGTGCTAACCATGCTTAGATGCAGTTTCACACAGCAAGATGAGTTCCCCTCACCAACATGAACagagatttttttatatatatatataattgtgtTATCAGACTCACATTGCAGACTACCTAAGGGATGTGGATCTACCTTCAGCCGGGCAAATGTATCTGCTAGCCCTAAAATGTGGCCCAGCACACATCCTCAGTCCCCTGGGGACATGGCCCAGTGTGCCTCCCCAGTACCTGTGGATACAGCCCCATTACCACAGGACAGCACCCATGTGCATTGCTTCTGCGGCACAGCGTGGCTCATATCTCCATGCCCATGCGTTCCAGCCTGGCATTCTTCCATAGCATTGTTGAAGATAAATGGCTTATCTACCCTAGGgttgggaaggaaggagggagcctGATTGTTTTACACACAAATGGAAagatttgcagaggtgctgagctcccgttgacttcagcaggggctggaggTGCTGAAAATATCAGTCCAAAAGGCTTTGCAGAAGGAGTGTGAGGCTGGCACCGAAAAACCCTTCTTTGTGGCTCTGTTTTAGAAGCTTTTTGTCACCTTCCAGGATGCTCACCTGAATCCTGCAGATAAACCGAAGCAGCGATTTGAAGAGGGGAGCACATTATCCAACATGTAGCAAATGCGACACATCTTCGCACTAGGACacgcagccccccccccatcccgtgtatgtacacacacacacgcacacctgcCCACTCAGCCTAAGATACCCTCCCCAAGGGCAGGCAGAAAGAAACACTGCCAACACTTTCAAGTCAGATTTAACCCAGAAAGCAACAGGCACAGGCCCCAGGCCGTCGTGGCCTAGCCTCAGGGCTGATTCAGTGCTGCCAAACCTGCACCAGGTAGAGGGTGAAATGCTAATGAGATATTCAGTCCCCAGGAAGACACAGCATGGGCTGAGACCTTGGTGAGGGAACCAGGGTCACCCCTTGTTAGCTCAGCGTTGGCTGGTGCACACTACACATTGCCCTCTCCGCATGCTTAACAGGAAACCATCATCTACTGTTCCCCTAACTCCCAGCACAGACACATGCTGCAGGTCTGAACTTTTTCCTTTCAGCCCTGGCTCCCCCCCGCCACCTGAATCTCCTATCTCCTGGGTTGCCAGGTGTGAGAACCTCTCAGAGCAACGGTGGCGTTTGCAGCTTATATATTATCAAATGGAGCCAGGCAGTACTACCAGACTGAACCTGACCAGTGTCCATGGGCCATCTCTCAGTTACAGAGCAGCAATCAGGGCAGTCTCCATAGAGGCGCTTTGACTTCAGAAGCCAACATCATCCCAAAAATCAGAGTAAAAATGAAAagcaacaccctccccccccccccccaaacacatcaTCCACTTCTCTTCAGTCCTTTGTTGCACAGGCCACCAGAGATCTGCCATCACAAGCCTTGCCACTAATCCAAGCAGTGGTATCCATAGGAAGACTGCAGCCAGTGTCTTttggggtcactctgccccaAAATGGAAAGATTACAATCATCCCTGACCGCAGAGTAAGACAGGAATGAGAATATTGCTGGTAAATAATAAAAGATAGCAGCTGTCAATTAGTGCCCTGAAACAGTTCACAGAATAGGTAAAGAATTATATACCAAAACAACAGGATTAAGGAATAAATAATGAAGGATAATAGTTGTGGAATTACTATGAGTATCAGACGGAGACAGGAAATTAGTAGGCATATGCAAAAGAGACAAGGTATGGTTGATTTTCAAATGAGATTGGAAAATCAACAAGACAAGGAGATTCAGAAGACTTGTGTAAGTGccgggagttgcagggggcaagTCTCTCATACCAGAGTGGCAAGGTTGCAGAGAGGCACAGAAAAGGAAGATAACACACACATGTGGCTGATGGTGCCCTAAGGAGGAAAGAGCAGATCCCCAAAGGAAAGGCAGCCCTTTAAAAAGTTGTTAAAGGAAAGGAAACCCCACACGGTGAAAGAAATTTCACGGCTAATAGAGGGACATTTGCAGATGATCGAAACCCAAATTTGATCTCAATTTCTTTTCAGCATGTGCCAGCAACGTGAGGGTAGGAAAGCATCCAGTTACTGTGATTTACAGGTGAGTTTAAGCCAAGGGGTCCAGAGGCCCTATCCTATGCCATTAAAGTCACTGAGGCTTTGGAGATCAGGTTCTAGATTTGTAAGATGCACTTTACATTAAAAAATCCTACAAACACCCCCCAGATCTTTCAAGATGGCCTGTTTGGCTATCTTCCCTTACCCACCAGTTCCCAAGGAAAGAGGAGGTAGGAAGAAAGTATGAACTCCTAGCAGAAGACATCCAAGCGGGGTTGTTGCGTCTCAGTAAACTACCAGCTTGTTCATGCAAAGCAACTGTATCTATTCCGGATCACAgctactgcagggaaattgatcAGGAACTGCCAAGCTGATAGCTTAGAAAACATCTTTGTGGAGGAGAGAACAGGAAATACAAATACGCATACATCTTAGCTTATTTACCAAAGGCCTACTGGTTTCAGagtgggagccgtgttagtctgtatcagcaaaaagaacgaggaatccttgtggcaccttcgagactaacaaatttatttgggcataagctttcatggcccatgaaagcttatgcccaaataaatttgttagtcccgaaggtgccacaaggactcctcattctttttccaAAGGTCCACTGTTTACCTATTTCAGGTCTCTGTTATTTATCCTGACCAATtttaaaagggcttttaaatatttttttatctaTGCAACAAACCAAAACCAAGCCCGTTTTAAATCCTGTGAGTTTATAAGcataaattgtatttttacagtgGGTGGATTGGAAACAAACATCCATCAGCAACTCTCAGGCATCTTTCTGATCAGAAGCAGCTGTTCCTtgaggatttaaaaacaaacaaaccccaaaccttgttATATTATAAACTAAAAGTACTGGGCTGTTCCTTGACTTCACTAATTCACCACGTTTTTAGTGCTCCTTTCAGTTTTGGATTGAGGAAAAAGCCAGCCAAGAAACACCAAAACAACCTCAAATCCATCACACCCCCTCCAAAAAAGATGAAACTTGCATGCTTTCAGAACTGCAAATTTAGGCGCTCTTCAGCATTGCTTTTGCTAACAAAGTTTCATTTGGGGCCATTTTACTGACTTAAATTTTAAGCCCTACTTATCtgattttccttatttcctctctcTGACCACAATAAAATCCCTACAGAAATTACAGGGTGGAAGGATGGTCTTTTGGTCAAGACACATTCTGAAGCAGCAAgcgagctgggttctgttcctaactTTGCTGTGTGACACTTGTGCCTTGGTTCGCCTGCCCCAACCCACAGATAACACTGACGCCTGCATTCATATATTCAAAGCGTTTCCCAAATTCTTGCCTCCCACACGTCCTTGTTTGTAAGACAGTCACCCACCACCTCCAACTAGCCTCTTTCTGCACTGCCCCAAACACAGGATCATGCTGGGGCAGGATGCCCCAGGGTCACTAACTTTTGCTGAGCGCTACCTCAGCCATCTGAACACGCCAGTGTTAGGGAAGTAGAAAAATGGCTTGAAGTCATCTTTCCCCTACCCCAACCTGGACTCTGACTCTCGTGCTGCACCTTTTAAGAGACACAGCGAAGCATCAGCACGCTGtccatttagactgtaagatccTTGAGGCAGAGAGCACCGTTTTGTCAAGTACCTAGCACACGGCGGGTGCCATACAATGAAACTTTTGCAAGTGCTGCACCGCCTTCCCCTGCACTGTCCTATTCACCTCCACATCCAAGTCACCTGCCCTGACTACTCTCCAGATTACCCAGACTCACTCCCCGTCagtcatttttttcccctagacACTCGCTTCCCTGCTCTACTCTCAGCATTCTCTGTTCCCTACCCATCATTCCCCAGGCAATTTTCCTttcccgctcctcctcctcctcagtcttttcttttgccTCTGGCTTCTGACTGAAGAGTGGTTTATGGCACCATGTATAGTACTAGCAATGGCTGCAGAAGTCAGATTGCAGCGTAAAACATGCTGGCTGTTGAATATGCTGTAAATTGAGTCTGGTACCCAGGTGCCTGCTCTTGATTGCTAGAACAGAAAAGTGTCGAGTGGGGCTAATATCTGGCCAGAGGAAGGATGCTCCAGTAGGCTAGTTTAGGATTTTGGAgagccaggttcaattccctgctctaacAGAGACTTCCGGTGTGTCCTGGGGCAGTCAGTTAGACCCAGGTCAATATCTAGAACAGgagtccccaacacggtgcccgcgggcaccatggcgtactggccagcggacgagcatccgccaaaatgctgccgacaagctgtgtcatccagaggcgttgttgccgaaatgctgccgatttTCGGCAgtatttcagcggcgacgcctctggatgacgctactTGTGGGCGGCgacgcctattgacgttgccacTTGTCAGCggaatttcagcagatgctcggccgccgccacggtcctctcTGGCCCatcgaaaaaggttggggaccactgacctagaACCATgtctcccattgaactcaatagaaGTTAGGTGCCTCAGTCCgtttgaggatctgacccttgttccccatctgtaaaatacagTTAGTATTTCACCAGGGGGTTGTAAGGATAAATATATTCAAgagtgggaggtgctcagatactatggcaacAAGGGCTAGATAAGTACCTGAAATAGAACGTGAGCACTAGATGCAGAGAGGCTTTGCTTGTCCCCCTGTTGATTAACAGTATTCAAGTTTGTTTAGCCTTAAATAACAGGAATACTCATGCTACCCGttcagtgtggggccagggaaGTTTTACTGTGATTTTCCTCCACCAGAGGAAGGAAGGTTCTCCCTTCTTTGGCTTTTAATTTCCCTCTTTAGTCATTCGTACGCTTATGAAGTAATTACTGCCCCTCTGACAGAATAGATGATCTAGTTGAGGgccttctgtggcctgcactatTTATTATATTCTGCTAAGAGAGGTATCTCATCAATTCTATATAACAAAAGTTAggggctcttttaaaaaaaaaaaagacagattaAACGCCAAGGCAGGGCCACTGCTCAACCACTTAttttccctgtggaaggaaatcTGACACCACTACACAACATAAGAGGACAAAACAGAGAATTAAGTTACCAGCAACAGGGAAgactacacttttttttttgtaatgcaaACAAGTTTATTGGGCATATTCCTCCACTACAAGCTATTTTCCCTGCTGAAGTGCTACAATCCCCTTCTTCAAGGGGAttggggggaagagacaggaatTGTTCCAAACACAAAAGCTAATGGAAACAGCCAGATTGCTGTATGCAGCATTTCCAGAGCCTAGATGAGGTGGACGGATGGGAAGGAGATAGCTGGACTAAACTGCTTACTaaatatttggccaagtggaagatcACAACAGATGTGGAGCAGCTAGACAGCTCTGCATGATAGTCAATAGCCATTTAGTTCAGGAAATGCCCGTTAGAAGTCAGACTCTTACATGCAGCAGATCACTGATGGGATCACTCACTATGCAAAGCATTAGGGACAGGCAGGGGCTGAAGACGATAAAGGCTCTTTTAGCAAAACTGAATCTAGGTTCATGCATTTGTTCCACATTATATTTTAAAACCTTAGAGCAATTGCTAGCCCCTTGAGCATTATCACAATCTAAACAAATGAACCTTTCTCCTGGATGGGATCCAATGCAgaacagcaattaaaaaaaaaacaacaggaaaaATACAGGATTTTAAATAAACAACATCTTAGAATTTCTTGATTGCAGCATCAATATCTGGAATGATCTCCTTCAAGTGGTTCCACTGTTCAGCAGATAGGGCGATCCCTAGAAACAGCAAAGGAGAAGGATTACAGAGACATGCCTGCAGAACCAAACAGAGCAGAATCAGCAAGTTCCACAGCCAAGGTGGCTCCATCAGGGCAGTTATAAAAGGGAAATTTATGATCTGAATCAGATCCCAGAACAGAAACTGAGGCAGCCTTTTAAGTAAAGCAGCTCCATGTTAACACGCTAGCAACTATGAAAGGTGTGCTTCTGTGGTACTCCCTGAGTACTACAGAAAAACGGAAAGCTTTAATGCTCCCGGGAGATGGCTtccccacattttacagatgggtaaaagaagaggaggaaactgCTAAATGGCCCAAGGTCATAGCAAAGCTGTAAACAAACCCTAGGAGCCCTTACTCCCAGTCCCTGTCCAGCGTGTTGGCCAAATGAGGAATGCAAACTCCCATCCCAGCAACtgtaatttcaattacaaaaacTACCACTAACAACGGTCACTGTGGTGGCTTAAACGTGGAGGAATTGGCTCCTTTTTAGCTCCTTAGGCAGGAGCTAAATAACCACCCACAGAGAGAGAAAGCCAGTTTGATGTAATTTGCCTTTTCCATGGAAAAGAAACATGGTCATGGACATGGCCAGCTTGGTTCCACCTGGATGCTGTCCACTTGTTTCCTGAGCAAAACCAAAAGTAACATGTCCTGACACTTAGTCACACATTTTATTAAGTTTTAGACAAACATCGGTGGCTAGAGACACTACATCAAAACCGAAGAGACAGCATTCATATGAACATTCCTCTACAGACCCAAGTTCTGAGTAGCAGACGAACAGATCTTCTGTCCTGTATTCCGGGCAAGTTTCCTACGTGTCAAAAGAGTTTAATCCTCCTTCTGTCTCCCACTCCCCCTAGACTGGCACAGAAAGGTTTCAGGGATCTGTTCCTGCTTTTCATTACAGAATAAGCTGTTTGCTTTAAGTGAGTAATGTACAGTGGTAACTTCTTTGAAGGAAATTAATTTCTGGAGGGTAAGCCATGCTTAGTGTGCGAGTGGCAAATCAAGCTGAAAGAAATTCATCTGCACAGACACAAAATCAATAATGAGAACTGAACGATTCCTGGGAAATTTCGTGTAACTGAATCTCTGCTGAATACCCCAACACATAGGGCAGAAGAGGGGAATGACTTACAGACGTGGCCTGGGAACTTAGAGTCAAGTGAGTCAACTAAGCAAATCACTGTCAGCCAGAAAGTTGTAATGAAAAGGGCCATGAATGAACATTAACTCAGCAGTGGGAGAGAAGTTCTGGAGTGAATGATGCCCCTGTTCCATAACAGCCTTTAAATTAATTACTTTCTGTGCTGTTTTCCTCTTTCCTTTGTGGCGTATAAAAAATTACCCCATCAGATCATGTTATTCCAAGGACCACATGGCTCTTTAAGAAAGGGTCCCCCAAACTCTATTCCACTGCGGGTCGCACTGGGCAACTTGCCAGGAGCCTCAGACATGCACCTTACGTGGCACGCTGCCATCATCCTTGCTTTAGTATGGAGGGATAGCCTGGAGGGATTATGAAATTCCAGTTTCTGTTCACATTGAGATGAAATATCATATTTTGGGATCGTGCAGTCCCTGCTGCCTGCACTTCCGTGGTTAAAAGATTAGGGTGACTGCACGGTATACAGTACAATCCCAGAGTTCTAACAGGCCTGCGTGCCAACGTATGCGGCTTCAATATAGATTTCGTTTTGTCTATCAACAGCCGGATGCTGGACAGCGATGTGTGGGTTACAATTTTCTACTTTCCTTTGGCCTGTCTTATTTTACATActcagttccccccccccccgcaaaggtGCTCTTTATAAGAGAAATGGTTggaggggagaaaaagggagcagGAAGGGTGAAGTTTGGTCAAATTAAGGTACTACATTCCTGCAGAGTGGAGCCTTATGCTGGCTAGCAGAATAACCCATCTTCGATCATGTTCCATCTCCTGCCTTTTATCTGATATTCAGTTTACCGACTGTCCATGTCCTTCCTCAGTTGAAGTCCCCCTTCAGTAACAGGCAGGGAGCCAAGCTTCACAGACTAAGGTCACTGGGTTGGTTGCTCTTTCATTAATAGCCCATCATGGGGCCGTGCTGCTCACTTCCCAGCATCAGATGGCAGTGGGGATATTGGAGACTTTCAGAAGATGCTGAAGTCAGTCATTTAAGAATAATGTAAAGTTTCCAACTCCTGGACACAACTGCCCTAGACTCATTCATGATTTTAATTgtattggaaaagagatgactatgaTGCATTACTGCCACCTAGTGGAGATGTCTGGTTACCTTTTCTCCCAGGTTTAGTGTCCCCTTCCTTATCTATGTAGAATTCTCGGATATCCACAAGGACTTTCCCCTTAAAGCAGGACACTCGGACATAGCGCATCTTCCCAATCTGCAACGATATTAAACCACGGTTACAGAAAGGCCTGGATTTGAGTTGAGGAATGCTGCAATCAGCTTCGTATATAGATATTTAGCTACCGTCCATATTACTTCATCTCTTTACTTAAAACTCCATTGGGTCAGCACAGATTGTATTTAACTGGCCAGAGAAAGGCCACACCAATGCAAGaaaccaggaaagaattctgaTTTGGCTAGGAAATTAACGAATAgaaatctgtgtgtgtatgtggcaaGGGGATCTGAAGGACGTGACAGAGGTAGATTTGTTTGTAACACCTGATCCGCAACCCTTCCACCCATACCTGGAACATGCCCTCCTCTTCACTGTCTTGCCCTTGACTTTTTGTTGCCACCTTGGAAGTTTTGGCCTCAGTTTTTGGTCTTTTCTCTGGCTTGGACGgcatctcttttttccttttctgtaaaGAAGAAGTCACAGTTAGacagctccccccgccccttaTGATTAGTCTAGTTCTCAAGCCCATGCGGCTTCTAGATAGTCCAGATGATGGGACTTGCACACATTTCATGAGATGGGATCTGACGGTAAGTCACTCACAGCCCCTTCAGCAAGACATACTAACTGCACCAATACTAACATGGCACTCTACTGTTAACTACACTAGCAACCAGCAGTACTTGAGCTAAACCTGTCTGCAACCTCTTAAAACTAGATTGCAGCCAATAGTGCAGGCCCAACCTATGAATAATTACCTTAAAAACTATACTAAAGGAACGTTCAGGCTGTAAAGTCAAGCCCTGAAAAGTTAGGAAGTGCTAGAAATAAAGTTGTTTGTGTGATCTTCACTTGctgcattatgatacagccttTAGAAGGCTGAAAGCCATTCAGGTCTGGAAAGCAAGGAGGGAAATTACTCTTCCCTTCACCTGCTGTGACTTTTCAAGTAACATTAGAAAACCCCCAAAGCCTCTTCTGCTCTGCATGGATGCAAAAGATTGATCCCCTGGCACTAGTAAGCATAGGGTTGGCCTCAGTGCCAAGGAGCATCCTAACTTGCACAGTGGCATGACCTGGGAAGGACACTTAGTTGCCGACTTTCACCCCAGAGCTCACTCACTGGAATTCAGGTAACTGTTTGCATGACCTCAGAGGATTAACTGAAGTACCTAGAACATTGCGACTTGTTTCCCCACTGGAGGGACGTATGTAGGAGGGGAATACCTGATGCGCGGGAGCAAAGTCAGTCTCATTCCCCCACTACTGCAAACCGATACCTTTTCATTCTCAGCATCAGATCCACTGTCTGAAGTGGTTGTTTCCACAAGCTCCTTGGACTTGGGCATTCTGGAAGACAAACACCAAAGAAGCAGGCTGAACCCTTCACCTTCAACCCCACGCTCAACATTTACAGCAAAATAACCCCCTCCTCGCGCTACAGAGTTTTAGCTGCTGGCACGGGTAGCTTCTGCCTCCCTCTGACGGCAGAGTCACTAGGCTTAACTTCATGTGGAGGAAATGACAGAGTCATAAAAATGGGATCCCTGCTCCAGTTCCAGTCATCTCAATGGGCAATTCAGTCTTCAGCAGTTGTCTCGGAACGACGATTGAATCAGACGTCCTGTTCTAAAGCCACATAACGTGGAAGTTGGGCAAGGAAAAGAGGGATAAGAAATGAGAACACTCCTTAGAGCTCTCCAACATTTCAGCATCTCTCAAATCTTTCTAAGGTGCCCATCAGCGCAACAGTCACCACCTCTGAGACGCAGAGTAAGAACTCCGCAGTTATCACAGCGGGCAAGGAACTCTTCAAGGGATTTTTGCCCAGGCTCCTTACCACAAGAAAGACTGAACTAGGCTAGCTGGGGTGAAAAAAACTTTGGTGGCTCTGTGCTAATGGACACCCATTACAGAACTAGACAGAAGGaagtggagaaaggagggagaagggttGGCAGTTTGAGATCCCCATGCCCAAATCAGATCCAATAAGGAGGAGGATGAGCAGGGTGGTTTCATGGGGACAGCGGGGATTAGAGCAGGTCCCCAAAGCTGCTCTTTGAGGGGGGTGGACACCGTCTCCGAAGCTGTGAGCAGCAGTGACGAGACGGTCGCTCCAGCGTAGAAGGGACGAGCGTGGGAGAGCCCCCAGAAAGGAGAGGGGTagcaggaggagaaggtggggaTTGAAAACTCTGCTGCCCTTCAGCAGGCCTTGCCCGTCCTCCCAAGGACAAGACTGGGATCCGAAAAGGCCGGGGTCCCCAGAAGGGACCATGCCAGCACTGGGAGGGGGTCCCTGTATGAGCAGTAGGGCATACAGCCCCTTCCTACAGCAATGCCTAGAGATCCCCAGGAGCCTGGGGCTGTTGAGTGGGGCCAGAGgcaggagggccaggggagggggattGTTGGGGGGTCTGGGAGAAATAGGGAGATGGGGCCTGTTGAAGGGGGGTGCAAGGCAGGAGGGccgatgggggttgggggggctcagaggcaggagagcagggaggggagctgTTGGGGGAGTCTGGGGGCTGTTGGGGGTGGTCAgaggcaggagggaagagaggggGCTGTTGGAGGGGTCAAAGGCaggagggcaggaaggggggtctggggctgttggggggggtcagaggcaggagaacagggagggggcagttgggggggtcagaggcaggagggaagagaggggGCTGTTGTGGGGgtctgggggctgctgggggggtcaGAGGCAGGAGGGTGCGGTTGGGGGGGGTCAGAGGCAGGAGAACTGAGGGGGCCTGTTGGGGAGGTCAGAggcaggagggcagggaggggggctgttggggggctgggggagatgggggctggAACCATtggggggacagggcaggagagctggggggggccaAAAGCAGGAGGGGGCGGTTGAGGGgtctgggggctgctgggggggtcagaggcaggagaacagggagggggcagttgggggggtcagaggcaggagggaagagaggggGCTGTTGGGGGGCTCAGAGGCAGGAGGGCAGGAATGGGGCTGTTGTGGGGgtctgggggctgctgggggggtcaGAGGCAGGAGGGTGCGGTTGGGGGGGGTCAGAGGCAGGAGAACTGAGGGGGCCTATTGGGGAGGTCAGAggcaggagggcagggaggggggctgttggggggctgggggagatgggggctggAACCATtggggggacagggcaggagaGCTGGGGGGGCCAAAAGCAGGAGGGGGCGGTTGAGGGGTCTGGGGACTGTTGGGGGGGTCAGAGGCAGGAGAGGGAGGTTGGGCGGGGTCAGAGGCAGGAGAACAGGGAGGGAGGTTGTTGGGGGGGTTGAGGGAGACAGGGGCTGGAACCATTGGGGGGACAAGgcaggagggctgtggggggggtcagaGGTAGGGCAGGAAGGGGGGCTGTTGGGGGGCTGCATGGAACCATTGAGGGACAGGGCaagagggatgggggggctgttgggcagggtcagaggcaggagggctggggggactgTTGGGGGGGCgaggcaggagggctggggggactgTTGGGGGGGCTGCTGAGGGTGTTGCAGGGTCAgaggcaggagggctgggaggggggttgTTGGGGGGCTGGATGGAACCATTGGAGGGTCagaagcaggggggctgcaggggctgtTGGGGGGTCAGAGACAGGAGGGCTGGAGGGGCCGTTGGGGGGGTCGGGGGCAGGAGAACAGggagggggcagtcgggggaGATGGGGGccgctgggggggtcaggggcaggagggctggggggggctgttggggggCTGGATGGAACCATTGGGGGGgtcgggggctgggggggctgttgggggtctgggggcagctggggggggtcaggagcaggagggctgggggggcaggtcagAGGCAGGGACCGAGGCCGTTGGGGGGCGAGgcaggagccccccccccccaggtaccTGGCGGGGAACAGCGCGACCGGGACCCTCCGACTCCGAGCCCTGGGCCCCGCCCACTGCGCCCGCGACTCCCCCCTAGCGCCGGCTCCTGCCAATCACCGCGCCCCGCCAGCCAATCGTCGGGTCCGATCCACCCAAACAGTCCCGCCCACCACCGAGCCAATCGCTCaggtcccctccccccgctctcctccttggctgggcagggaggggccgtgggctggcagaggcaggggacgctcggactcctgggttcccccctTCCCTGCGGGCGGGGCACCTGCCCAGAGGATCAGAGCAGCGgaaccaggacgcctgggttccatttccagctTGGGAGCAGCATCCTGGGGACCAGAGCATCCCTGGGGTCCATTTCTCCTTCCAGCAGAGCAGCAGAATCAGGGGGATGAGAAACCAGAGCTCCTGGCCGGTGTAACTGGAGGGGCCGGCTGCCTCTGGTGTGAAACTTCTGGAtagcctgcagcccctgggccagcacaGTCCTTCCGCCCTGGTAGTAGGGCCCTACCCAATTCAGGGTCCATTCTCGTAAATTTCATTTCAGCTACTTACATCTGAAATTTtagggtgttgtaattgtaggggtcctgacccgaaAAGGAGTTGcgggagggtcacaaggttattgatGAGGCTGTTGCGCTGCTGCTGACGGCAGCGCTGCCGTCAGAGCTGGGCAGATGGAGAGccgcggctgctggccgggagcccagctctgaaggcagagccaccgccagcagcagtgcagaaggaaggatggcatgGGATGGTATCAccacccttccttctgcactgctgcctgcatagCTCAGCCCTCCGTCAGCAGCTGCCAGTCtacagccacccagctctgaaggcagcaatgcagaagcaagggtggcagtactgcaacccccctaaaataacttttgtgaccctcctgcaactcccttttgggtcaggcccccacAGTTAGAGAAAAGCTGGCGttctctgtgaaatctgt comes from Gopherus flavomarginatus isolate rGopFla2 chromosome 24, rGopFla2.mat.asm, whole genome shotgun sequence and encodes:
- the LOC127040255 gene encoding activated RNA polymerase II transcriptional coactivator p15-like, which gives rise to MPKSKELVETTTSDSGSDAENEKKRKKEMPSKPEKRPKTEAKTSKVATKSQGQDSEEEGMFQIGKMRYVRVSCFKGKVLVDIREFYIDKEGDTKPGRKGIALSAEQWNHLKEIIPDIDAAIKKF